The DNA sequence GAAAAGACGACAGTCTACAGTGTATGTTTTGATTATATTagctaaatattgtattatgactgttagaaaaatttgtttagccaaaaatattcatttaaatctgttgtcattttataagagtcagttaagaaaaaataacttttgattattccaggtatgttattcGTAACGATgtcaattctttctttcaattttattgcAAACTTATACGTCCTTGTTCACAACGTCACATTATTGCGTGTCCTTTAATACCAGCTGTTACAGACAGTACTCGGTGCATTCAACTGTGTATTTGATTGctgtacttgttttgtatgtaatatatgtgaatatgaggcctcttcaagaggttggtaaaacaaaaaaagcaaaactTTACTAAGTTTCAATTTAAAGATGAATCCTTAACCTTATATTGATATTCGATACTTCGAAATCTTTACTGAAAAACTCTGTGATGGATAAAAAATACTACttcctatttttaattttaaattatttactgaacttTACCTAATCTTTCTGATGCAAAGCTGAGGCAAAGGTCGCTCTTAATAGAATTATTTCCACATGTTTAAAGATGTAAGTACACTTAATCATTTAACATATGAGTCTCGAAAAAGTAATATAACAGAACTAtgctaatattatatttattttgtagctcactttaaaaaaaaaacgtttccatcttaattagtttcaaaacttatatttttctGCAGTAGTTCAAACTAGGATGTCACTGGACGAAAGATGGCTCCGGTTAGCCTTCAACTTCACCGGATCATTGAACGAATCCGAATTGCATAACGTATTGAAAACCTACGACAATGAAAGACTAACCCTGACTAAAACATCCAatctggttttaattattttttacgtCGTTTCTTTCCTAGTGGCGACCTCTGCCAACACAGTGGCCTTGCTGGTTTTTTACAGGTGAAGCtgttatatattatcaaaattcCTATAGATCCAGTCAgatttgttcattgttttttatttgttctttaaaatgtTCCCTTGTTGTAATGGATAATTATGCCAATTAGCTTTCTTATGAGTTATTTTTAAATGGTTGTTTACAGAGAAAATAAGTTACTTTTGGTAACTTGAAACTATTAAAATCGATTTATTTAGGTCGTACTTTAAGGAGTGCCAGTTTTTGTTCGGTTACTTCTactagtgaaataaataaaacaagtaaaacattgtgttttatttatagtttaatgatttatttttgtaggTTTCAGATTGAtcaattatattataaacttcaTCAGTAGGAAGAAACTATCAGATTAACTTTTTGGCCGAACGACAAAAGACGTTTGAATGAACGTCCATCACGTAATTTCCAAGCGAGACAGATGTCGCACCGCCCACTGCCGTTGGTGTCAAAAACAGTGTTTACTTTTAGTTCAACACGTAGCGTCAAATCAACTTTGATAAACAAGTGTAGAGAAGACTGGCTCttgttcatttaataaataaaaaatagctttagtaatattataaaaataggaTAATTTACCGTTTGAATTTCTCTAACTTATGAAGCAAATCTCTTATATAAACTATTGtctgcttgttttggaatttcgcacaaagctactcgagggctatctgtgctagccgtccctaatttagcagtgtaaaactagagggaaggcagctagtcatcaccacccaccgccaactcttgggctactcttttaccaacgaatagtgggattgaccgtcacattataacgcccccacggctgggagggcgagcatgttttggcgcgactcgggcgcgaacctacgaccctcagattacgaagtgcacgccttaacgcgctaggccatgccaggcccctattGTCTGCACTCaccatgttattatattgtgtataaaataaatctCTACATGCCTTCTGTAACTTATAACTCCCAAACTGTAACATATGTTACTTGTGCAAACATTCTATTGGTGTTTTggttgtatatgtattttttattttaggtatCGTCAAATGCGACATTTGTCAAATGTTCTACTTATTACGCTAGCTGTTGCTGACCTATTGGTGGCGCTAGTATGCATGCCGACAGCAGTTGGATCAGTAGCTTACAGGCTGTGGATTTATGGTGATGCCATGTGCAAGATGACGAACTACCTTCAGGGTACGTAAAAAATGTCGATAGAACCAACGTGAATCGTTATGGATTTTACTTAAGTGATGTTTTAACTTACGATAATAAATGTTCCTAGCCGATATGTTATAGAATAGTTGTGTAACATTTAACTATACGTTTAACTTAGTTTTCATCAGAACCAAATTGTTATTGGTTTTCACAATTTACGTGGAAGAATATAATTTGAGAAtttctatttattgttttcttcaacCTTAAATAAGAACGACATGTCAGGCCAATCAAGAAACAAGGCAGATTTATCTGTTGCAGCTTTTAACCCTAACATAAGATCACGCACTTAAGAAATAAGACGGGACCAGTCTATAAAAATTTGTAATCCTACATCTTATCTGCACTAGTAGAAGAAGACACTGAACTGCAAGATTTGTGTTTCCTTATCCTTTTTTATTTAGCCCAgaactacataatggactatctgcagtctgtccaccgagggaattgaactctggattttagcattgtaagtccgtaagtcTAATACCGACTTATCGGGGAGATTtcgtattttcaacctgaactgCACATTATCCACAAGTAGGCTAAAAGTGTTCAGAtatagccgtccgtaattttgaaaCACTGACCACAGATAGGGTGGTCATCAATTGACACCTACCATCACTAGGGATTTATTCGATGAATGAACCGAAAAACGAAATGAGCTATCAAGTTTATCACGCTTCCAAAGCTAGAAGTGCAAAATGCATTCGGCTGCACGGCACTTCGAACCTGCCTCAGACTTACTGATCTAAAGGCCAACTACAAGACAACGCCCAGCTAGAAAACCGAAATGAAAGAAAACCGTACGATAGATGCATTAAAACGACGCATCCGGGCATTCGAGAGTTAAGCCTAATGTTAACATTGTGATTTAGAAACATATATTCCTGAATTGGATCTGGCCATAATTTTAGTagaacataataataaagtttgttttttttgtaggtccggcatggccaggtgggttaaggcgttcgacttgttagctgaaggttgcgggttcaaatccccgtcgcaccaaacatgctcgccctttcagccgttggggcgttataatgttacagtcaatcccactattctttggtaaaagagtagcccaagagttggcggtgggtggtggtgactagctgtcttccctctagcctcacactgctaaattagggacgactaacgcagatagccctggtgtagctttgagcgaaattcaaaacaaacaaacaaactctttttttttttttttgtagtacaGTGGTGGTACCATTAGGGAAAAATTCCGTTTACGAATGCGTTTCCATAGCGATATTGTACAAGAAAGGATTTGGTACTTTGTTTATGTTCTAAACTACAGAACTTGTACGtcatatataacaataacagtgttaaacaataatacatgttggaaaaaatattaaattatataaatgacatttcagtgatgtcgagaaaacccacttgtagagaaatatatctGTGAAAACGGCTtgtgtttgggttgagaaaatattttatgtagaggagtgaacaacgtttcgaccttcttcggtcatcgtcaggttcacaaagaaagaaagaggtaactgaccacatgtttggaaggggttgtgtaactgagtgtcggaatgtagagggcagtgttagatgtttgaatatataattttatatttattttattatatttaatataggtataaaggcgttcctttatattggtttattttgggtttgaatcgttgtataagtaaggcttctttaattttgtgttcgtttatgtttgtttgtttatttagtatttgagtgttttctatggttatgttgtgtttatttgacttgcagtgttcgaaaacgtgtgaaggtgacttttttatgttctttgaatctggtttccatttttcaacttgtttctccaatatagaagtcgtggcagttatcacattgtattttataaataatgttggtgtggtgtttgtcagtgtagtttttacatagtatagacctgaGTTTTGTCcctattttttgaataaatttggtattaactggaatgtcatattttgttactagtttttgccaaatgttggttatttttctgctgatgtcgggaatatatggtatgcagcttccggtcagttacctctttctttctttgtgaacctgactatgaccgaagaaggtcgaaacgttgttcgctcctctacgtaaaatattttctcaacccaaacgatccgtttttacATGTGTAAATGACATTTAtaaatacactattttaaatGTGAATCACACCACAGGTGACTAAGAACTGAAGGTTGTATGCGAAAATGAACGTAAACAAAGCTACAGCAGAACCACTGTGGTAAAACAAccatttgtatttgaaatactgAAAGTTCTGGATAAGAAGACGCCACATAAGGTAGTTTTACTGTACTTCATACTTCCCAAACGAAGTTAAAGGGGGGGGTTAATAACAGGAGCACGAATGAAACGAGAAATTCGACAAGTGTTTGGTGATTTTGGAAGGAACAGATGGCACCCAAGAGCGTAACATTCACAAACTCTGGTTACCCGCTTCACACATCCTTATGTGTAAACACATGAGATGTCGCAATATAAGTAACGGATTTAACTTTATTGTCAACACGTGTATATAAAATTCGCACATTAACGctattaaacattatttctatatttctgaATAGGTGTCGCTGTTTCCGCCAGCATATTTACCATGACTCTAATGAGCATCGATAAATATGTGGTCATTTGTCATCCGTTAACTTATAGACAATGCTTTTGTAGACGTCATTTCCGGTGGGGAATTATATTCATGTGGATTTTGGCAGCCGGTCTGTTTATTCCAGTTTTAATCATCCGACAAACAGGAGGATTTGGTCTGTCAATACCTGTATCAAAGTAAGCGTATGTTGTAAGCCAATACAATGAAACGTGCATGTATTCAATCTGTAATATCGTTTCAAAACCATCATTATGTGTGTGTCATTATAGCTAGTGAACAAGTCCTAGCATGTAACATGAGTTTCTCCCTCTGTGTTTGGACCTTACCGTATATTTGACGTCATTCAGTAGAATCTAATGTGAGAATTAggtttatatttacttcatttttttttttgaacatgtaaataaattatttttatgagacACATTTTCATGTGCAGTAAAACTTGTCTAAAGCGGAAtagcacgggaccgagtaaaatttccggcttaagcaggttttcccgGCTTAGacacagtgaacatgcatttccttaattatatataatttgtgatcagaacgttatacttgcttgactcaagggaggtaagacatttgtgaataaagttattatactgtttatgttatatttattagaataagaacaaaaatagacattcaaaatatacacaaaatctttaatttatttgaagaaagtgtccggtttcaactgtttcgtttttataATGGgttttctcatgtggttaaaatagaacaccaattctacggccttttcatgaagttcattttccactTCATTTCTGTGTACACTTTGATAGCgttataacttaacacttgtgatgaagtaggaatttctatttcctcactatcttttgttcatcttctgaatctctcacactgttaccatcttgagattctattatataaaacattcctttcaacgttcacagaatcatctgtatcaatcttctcaatcagagtttggatttcactagaatcgtcataacaaacaacttttccacattatcaagaataaatctacagtttagaaagcactttattacatatttgtttgaatgacttaaaaa is a window from the Tachypleus tridentatus isolate NWPU-2018 unplaced genomic scaffold, ASM421037v1 Hic_cluster_1, whole genome shotgun sequence genome containing:
- the LOC143241859 gene encoding QRFP-like peptide receptor isoform X1; amino-acid sequence: MSLDERWLRLAFNFTGSLNESELHNVLKTYDNERLTLTKTSNLVLIIFYVVSFLVATSANTVALLVFYRYRQMRHLSNVLLITLAVADLLVALVCMPTAVGSVAYRLWIYGDAMCKMTNYLQGVAVSASIFTMTLMSIDKYVVICHPLTYRQCFCRRHFRWGIIFMWILAAGLFIPVLIIRQTGGFGLSIPVSNTDVVFVFCVEAWKDVWSRRVYGIVVFVLVNVFPAIVMTITYSKIGIQLCHQKLELTSDLTVGPILRKQTSSYRLEELVHSRRVVARRFVILTLVFAICWVPYNLATLLMDFPLHQQIHEGLMAFLPFALFLGHANSAINPLLYCWLNHRFGHDFLNLLRCRKRRTLQQGRVRMEYTGKKVEFALASRT